A single Anabrus simplex isolate iqAnaSimp1 chromosome 10, ASM4041472v1, whole genome shotgun sequence DNA region contains:
- the LOC136882257 gene encoding peroxiredoxin-2, with protein MALLTRVIFPVIAVLLFTTTCLCSTDDESCHTYAGGTVYPQEIGNTIDHKLQWTKAVISKPAPEWEGTAVINGEFKEIKLTDYRGKYLVFFFYPLDFTFVCPTEILAFNDKIEEFRRLNTEVVACSVDSQYTHHAWMNLPRKEGGLGGLKFPLLSDLTHKISRDYGVYLEDLGHALRGLFIIDKKGILRQITMNDLPVGRSVDEALRLVQAFQYTDQHGEVCPAGWKPGEDTIVPDPEKKKSFFNKQYKTEF; from the exons ATGGCCCTATTGACTCGTGTCATATTCCCGGTGATTGCAGTATTATTATTTACTACGACGTGTTTATGTTCTACAGATGATGAATCGTGCCATACATATGCTGGCGGAACTGTGTATCCTCAAGAAATTGGCAATACAATCGACCACAAACTCCAATGGACAAAAGCTGTCA TTTCCAAGCCAGCTCCAGAATGGGAGGGTACTGCGGTGATAAATGGAGAATTCAAGGAAATTAAGCTGACGGATTATAGAGGGAAATACTTGGTATTTTTCTTCTATCCTCTTGACTT TACGTTTGTGTGCCCTACTGAGATATTGGCCTTCAATGACAAGATTGAAGAGTTCCGTCGATTGAACACTGAAGTGGTCGCTTGTTCTGTGGATTCTCAATACACTCATCATGCTTGGATGAATTTACCTCGGAAGGAGGGTGGTCTTGGTGGATTGAAGTTCCCTCTGTTATCAGATTTAACTCATAAAATATCAAGGGATTATGGTGTTTATCTGGAAGATTTGGGTCATGCATTGAG GGGTTTATTTATTATTGATAAGAAGGGCATATTACGTCAGATCACGATGAACGACTTGCCTGTTGGTCGCAGTGTGGATGAAGCTCTCAGATTGGTGCAAGCCTTCCAGTATACTGATCAGCATGGCGAAGTGTGCCCAGCTGGGTGGAAACCTGGAGAGGATACA